The Deefgea tanakiae DNA segment AAGTCGCAGGCGTGATTGGCCATATGAATTCAGGCACGACGATTCCAGCGTCAAAAATCTATTCAGATGCGGGCATCGTGCAAATCTCTCCATCAGCAACCGCCGTGGCCTACACCAATCAAGGCTTTAAAACTGCATTCCGCGTGATGGCCAATGATGCGCAGCAAGGCAAAGTGCTCGGTCAATATGCCGTGAACAAATTGGGTGCGAAAAAAATAGCGATTGTTGACGACCGCACAGCATACGGCCAAGGCTTGGCCGATGAATTTGAAATCGCCGCTAAAGCCGCTGGTGCAGAAATCGTAAAACGTGAATTCACCAATAACCAAGAAACCGACTTTAACGCAGTGTTGACCAGCATTAAATCAGCCAAGCCGGATTTGATTTTCTACGGCGGTATGGATGCGCAAGCCGCGCCATTGAAAAAACAAGCAAAAAAACTCGGCGTAACGGCAAAAGTGATGGGTGGCGACGGCGCGCAAACGCCTGAGTTTATCAAACTGGCAGGTGGCGATGCTGATGGCATGTTTGCTACTAGCCCAGGCACACCAAAAGACCAGCTCGCCGGCGGCAAAGCCTTCCTTGAAACCTACAAAACCAAATTTGGTACCGATGTGCAATTGTACTCACCGTACAGCTACGATTCAGTGCACGTAATGGTGAAAGCGATGCAAGAAGCGGGCTCAACCGAGCCAGCCAAATACTTACCAAAACTAGCCGCAGTGAAGCACAACGGCGTGACTGGCCCGATCTCATTTGATGCCAAAGGCGACATCAACGACGGCGCAATCACCGTTTACACGGTAAAAGACGGCAAATGGGAAATCCTCGAAGTCGTTGGTGGTGCAGCTGCAGCGAAATAATTAAATTGATGATGGAATGAAAAAAAGGAGCTTTCGAGCTCCTTTTTTTACCGCTTGGATATCTATTTTATCTAATTTAGCGGCTGTAATCGACCCAATGCAGACGAAATCGGTTATTTTTCAGCTCTGCTTTTTTGTGTAAATCTTCCTATGAGCCAGCTCATATTATCTGCGGACGTAAGGCCAAACAGATATGCAACTAATATAAAATAGTTAGAAGAAGAAATAGCGGTGACTAGGATGAGTACTGCCATTGCTATTGTCACTGCAATTGAGATTTTTTGCCTTCCATTCATTTCTATATTCCCCGAACTTTCGTTTTGCAAATTGAACTTAGCTGCTTGAAAAGGCGTAGCTCTGGCCGACTACCGCCTGTTCTCGACTCAAAGCGGAAGCTAAATTTTTACACTGGTTCTTGGCTAACAGTAGCAGTCCAACCAATATGGAGTTTTGCAATTTCAAACTCAGGAAAACATTCAACAGTTGCGAAGTATTCAGTTAATGATTGGTGGTCAAATGACCAATGATTACGCTCAAGCTCTAAAAGTTCACTGGTCGGCTGGCATGTAAATTCAAAATGGAGTTGCTCCATTCCGTCATACTCACCATCCTCATCTTTAAATATAAATTGGCGAACAAAATCTAAGTGACACAGTTTTTTTCCAGTAAATGAATAGCACCCTATTTGCCAGAGTATTCCAGAATCAACCCCTTCTACCGGCATTGCTGCAAACTCCTTAAATACTTTCCACCCCAAAAGTATGTCAGGAGATTCATAATTAAATCCAGCCAAAGAGAGCATTGTTTTCAGTTGTTGTTCTGTATCTGTAGCTAGCATATATCCCTGCCAAATTTACTAATGTGTCTTCTGTTGGCCGATTGCAGCCTAATTGGAATACGGAGTGATTCTAATCCAACTTCTTTCGCTAAGTTTGCTCTTGCGTATTTTTGCTTGGCAAGTGTCTCACTCTTTGTCGGTGCACGTGGGCTTTAATGTCGTGTCTGATTAGTTATGGTGTATGTATTTCAAGCAGAGCCATTGTTTATATTGCTTGCAAGTAAATACACCTCAATCAAATTTGATTGAGGTGTATTGAGTTTTAAAGACGCCGATTTGGCGCATTGCAAAGCTGCGATTACTTGATTTTCACTACACGGTTCAGTGTTGGTACAGCGAGGTTAGGAGTGGCTTTGATGTAGGCTTCCAGCGCATCAACGTCTTGCGCGCCGCCGAGGATGTTCGTTCCCTTGGTCAGTACCGTGAATAAATCGCCGCCCGAGGCCAGATAGTTATTTACCGTAACGCGATAATTCATCACGCTCGATAGCGCTACGCCATTGAGTTTGATATTGGCAGCATCGACTTTTTGCCCCGCAGCTAGTGTTGAATCCCAGCTGTAGCTAAAGCCATTGGAAACCAGCAAAATCCGATTTGATGTTTGATTATTGGTGTAGCCCGCAAATTGTTGCTCGAGCAACTCTTTGATTTGCGCGCCAGTGAGTGTCATCGAGACCAAGGTATTGCCAAAAGGTTGGGTCGTGAACAGTTGGCCATAAGTCACTTGCCCTGCCACCGGGATCAAATCGGCGCGAACGCCACCCGGATTCATAAACGCAATTTGTGCTGCGCCCACGGTTGCGCCTGAGGTCGCCGCTAATTGTGCATCGGCAATCACATCACCAAGCGTACTCTCGCCCGCTGCATTAGCAGCTCTGAGCAAACTTCCCGCAATCGTGCCGACCACGCGATTTTCTAGTGGTTTTACTAAGGCATCGTACTTAGTAATAATGGCCGTTTGCGCGGCATCTTTGGCCACATCGTTGGTGACAACAATATTTTTTGCTGAAGATTTGATTACGTCGCGGGTTTTCGGGTCCAAAGTAAGGTCAATCTCTGAAATCATCCGGCCATATTGATTGGCGCTGGTGACCAGTTTGCCATTGATTTGGCAGTTGTAGGCTTGGTGGGTATGGCCTGACACAATCGCGTCGACAGCGGGATCGAGGCGCTTCACGATATCGACAATCGCCCCTGAGACGCCTTTACATTCATTCAAACCTCCCAACTGCGTGGCGCCTTCGTGCACGATCACCACAATCGATTCAATGCCTTGCGCTTTGAGTTTGGGTACCAAAGCATTGACAGTCTCGGCTTCATCTTTGAACGTCAGCCCTGCTACGCCTGATGGGGTGACAATCGCTGGCGTATTTTTTAAGGTCATCCCGATAAACGCGACTTTAACGCCGCCAAATTCTTTCACATGATACTCAGGGAAAATCGTTTTGCCGGTTTTGCTATCAACGACATTGGCAGCCAAGAATTTAAACTTAGCGCCGCCAAAGGTCGTGGCTGTTTTGCAGCCATCAGTCGGATGGCAGCCGCCATTTTGCATACGCATCAACTCGGTACTGCCTTCATCAAACTCATGATTGCCGACCGCATTGAGCTCTAAACCCATTTCATTCATTGCTTCAATTGTTGGTTCATCGTGAAACAGTGCTGAAAGCAAAGGGCTAGCACCAATCAAATCGCCAGCAGAGACGATGATGTTGTTTGGATTTTTGGCTTTCAGTGTTTTAAGCCAGGTCGCCAGATACTCGCTGCCACCGGCGGCAACTTTGATGGTTTTAGTTGGATCGGCAGGATCAGGGATGGTCAGCGTACCGTCTGCTTTGAGATTGCCATGAAAGTCGTTAATGCCCAACATTTTCACTTCAATCGGTGTGGCTGGGATCGGTGTTGGTGTTGGTGCTGATGTAGGTGTTGGAACCGGAGTCGCTTCTGGTGATGAACCGCCACACGCGGCCAAGAATAAAGGTATAGCGAACATCGCCAAGACTGAAGCACGGATTTTCATTGCATTGTTCCCGTTAAAAATCAGACAAGGATAGGCGCTTAGTTTTTCAGACTAACGACAAAAGCATGAACATCTGATGACAGTGGAATCAATACACACGTGCCTAGATAAGGAAATGAGTCAATTGGATGAATTAAATTCGCCAAGTACCTAGCAGCAAGGCAAGATGCATTTTTCGTGCGATGGTTTTGATCGCATCTTTTTAATTGCTTGAAAGACTTGAATATGACTCTGCAATTTAATGGCATTAATCTCTATACGCTGGCGCAAGTGCGCAGCCACGAACCCAAACTGCATGCGCGGATTTTGAATATTGCGGGTGAATGGATGGTGTTGTTTGGTAAAAAAATGGCGTTTACTGACGATGCGGATTTGCTTGGTATTCTGCACGAAGCCAATTTACTCGCGCCACAAACGTTTACCGATAAACGGGCCGCCGCCGATTTTCTGGATGCGCATACCGATATTTTTGCTAGCGTATCGTGCTGAGCATTTCTGCAAAAATGGTCACGGTTTGCTTTCCCATCTGATTCCTCAATGAATAAGGTTATCCTGCTCGCATAATTGCTTAGTGTGCGTAAGTCTTTGTTGACATAGGCAATATAAAAACTATGTTGACATACAGCACGCCAAAACAAGCTGTTTCATACCGCCTTATGTGAACTGAATAGCCCCAATTTATGACAAGGAATGACCATGTTTAGAATCGGCACGGCCTTAGCAATTGTCTTTGCTTTTCAATTTGCACAAGCGGCCTCACTAGAAGCAATTAAAAGCAACGGCCAGATTGTGATTGGGGTCAAAGACTCCTCGCCGCCATTTTCACAGATGGACGCAAAGACACGTACTTTAACAGGCTATGACATCGATTTCGCCCTTGGGATTGCCAAGCGGCTCAATGTAAAACCCATCTTTAAAACCCTAGAGTCTGAGAATCGAATTCCTTGGCTCAAAGAAAATAAAGTCGATATCGTCATTGCAGATTTCTCGCGCACCACTGAGCGCGAGAAAGAGGTCGCTTTTAGCACAGGCTATTTTGTAACGGATACTCGCGTATTGGCAAAAAAGGGCCTGTTTAAAAATGAAAAAGACTTAGCGACTGGTCATATTGCCGTCCCTGCCGGCTCAAGTGAAGCTAAATTAATGCGCAAATTATTTCCAAAGGCTAAATTGGCTGAGTTTGAGGACACACCCGAAATGCTCAAAGCTGTTGCGGCTGGTGTTGTCGATGGAATGTTGGGCGATGGCCCAGTCATGATGGCATCACAGGGTAAAATTCCTGCTGCGCAACGTGGTCAATTTGAGGTGAGTGAGTTTGCTTTGGACTTAAAGATTTTGAGCGTTGGCATGCCAAAAAATGAGAAAACACTACAAGCGGCAGTGAATAATGCTTTAGTCGATATGGAAACGTCAGGGGAAGCTCTAGCTATTTATAACCGTTGGTTTGGCCCGCAAAGTAGCCAACCGATGGGGCGGATTTTCAAAATTAGCCCTAGCCGCAATTAATTCTTTGAGTTTTATATAATAAAAAAGGTCGGCACAGATTGCCGACCTTTTTTAGTTTCAAGAAGAAAATCTTAGCGCGGGCGCGGTTTTTTGCTTAATGTTGCCGCAGGTTTGGTACCAGTTGGGCGAGCGCTGAGTGGTTTGCCAACGGGTTTTCCACCCGTAGGTTTCACTGCGGCATTGCCACGGGGTATCGCCCGCTGGCCATTGTTTGTCGTGTTTCGCTGACCATTACTCCGGTTAGGTATTTTACCGACTGAGCCTGGTCCACCACCACCTCGGGCGTTACCACGCGGCGCTTGCATGGCGCGTTCTTCCGGTGTTTCCATCGGAATCAGATGTTTCGGACTATTACCGATCAAATCGGCGCGACCCATCTCGCGCAATGTTTCGCGCAGTAGCGCCCAGTTTTTCGGATCGTGATAACGCAAGAACGCTTTATGCGCTTTACGGCGTTTTTCGTCCTTGATGATGTCGACTTTTTCCGAGCTGCGATGAATGCGTTTGAGCGGATTGCGCTTGGTATGCCACATTGTCGTGGCCA contains these protein-coding regions:
- a CDS encoding branched-chain amino acid ABC transporter substrate-binding protein, with protein sequence MKIASYTLIAAAIVGLSACGKQAPVATETAASAPVVDSAANNADVIKIGNAAALTGPAAHFGKDIENGVQLAMDEINAAGGVDIAGKKMKLVMISEDDQGDPKTATNVAQRFVDAKVAGVIGHMNSGTTIPASKIYSDAGIVQISPSATAVAYTNQGFKTAFRVMANDAQQGKVLGQYAVNKLGAKKIAIVDDRTAYGQGLADEFEIAAKAAGAEIVKREFTNNQETDFNAVLTSIKSAKPDLIFYGGMDAQAAPLKKQAKKLGVTAKVMGGDGAQTPEFIKLAGGDADGMFATSPGTPKDQLAGGKAFLETYKTKFGTDVQLYSPYSYDSVHVMVKAMQEAGSTEPAKYLPKLAAVKHNGVTGPISFDAKGDINDGAITVYTVKDGKWEILEVVGGAAAAK
- a CDS encoding bifunctional metallophosphatase/5'-nucleotidase is translated as MKIRASVLAMFAIPLFLAACGGSSPEATPVPTPTSAPTPTPIPATPIEVKMLGINDFHGNLKADGTLTIPDPADPTKTIKVAAGGSEYLATWLKTLKAKNPNNIIVSAGDLIGASPLLSALFHDEPTIEAMNEMGLELNAVGNHEFDEGSTELMRMQNGGCHPTDGCKTATTFGGAKFKFLAANVVDSKTGKTIFPEYHVKEFGGVKVAFIGMTLKNTPAIVTPSGVAGLTFKDEAETVNALVPKLKAQGIESIVVIVHEGATQLGGLNECKGVSGAIVDIVKRLDPAVDAIVSGHTHQAYNCQINGKLVTSANQYGRMISEIDLTLDPKTRDVIKSSAKNIVVTNDVAKDAAQTAIITKYDALVKPLENRVVGTIAGSLLRAANAAGESTLGDVIADAQLAATSGATVGAAQIAFMNPGGVRADLIPVAGQVTYGQLFTTQPFGNTLVSMTLTGAQIKELLEQQFAGYTNNQTSNRILLVSNGFSYSWDSTLAAGQKVDAANIKLNGVALSSVMNYRVTVNNYLASGGDLFTVLTKGTNILGGAQDVDALEAYIKATPNLAVPTLNRVVKIK
- a CDS encoding transporter substrate-binding domain-containing protein — its product is MFRIGTALAIVFAFQFAQAASLEAIKSNGQIVIGVKDSSPPFSQMDAKTRTLTGYDIDFALGIAKRLNVKPIFKTLESENRIPWLKENKVDIVIADFSRTTEREKEVAFSTGYFVTDTRVLAKKGLFKNEKDLATGHIAVPAGSSEAKLMRKLFPKAKLAEFEDTPEMLKAVAAGVVDGMLGDGPVMMASQGKIPAAQRGQFEVSEFALDLKILSVGMPKNEKTLQAAVNNALVDMETSGEALAIYNRWFGPQSSQPMGRIFKISPSRN